Proteins encoded together in one Impatiens glandulifera chromosome 1, dImpGla2.1, whole genome shotgun sequence window:
- the LOC124944553 gene encoding auxin-responsive protein SAUR32-like, translating to MMGMKNHDEQVMGFDDDHHMLIHEIPKGCLAIKVGGEGEEKQRFIIPVMYVNHPLFMQLLKEAEEEYGFDHKGPITIPCHVQDFRHVQGIIDQEINSNRYHLHHHHHNHHLPCFRV from the coding sequence ATGATGGGGATGAAGAATCATGATGAACAGGTGATGGGTTTTGATGATGATCATCATATGCTGATTCATGAAATTCCAAAAGGGTGTCTTGCGATTAAGGtaggaggagaaggagaagaaaaacaGAGGTTTATTATACCGGTGATGTATGTGAATCATCCTCTGTTTATGCAGCTGTTGAAGGAAGCAGAAGAGGAATATGGATTTGATCATAAAGGACCCATTACTATTCCTTGTCATGTTCAAGATTTTCGACATGTTCAAGGAATCATTGATCAAGAAATCAATAGTAACCGTTATCATCTTCATCACCATCATCATAATCATCATCTTCCATGTTTTAGGGTTTAA